A part of Balneola sp. genomic DNA contains:
- a CDS encoding response regulator: MTTKKRSICIIDDDKVYTFGIKKILKNMLPEDNVSTYENGKEALQGLTKLAENGDPMPDFILLDIDMPEMNGWEFLKKFEQTRQQLGKEIEIFVISARIDHSDHTLYKVEWDDKVSDFISKPVNSKHLKQLLEKS; encoded by the coding sequence ATGACTACGAAAAAAAGAAGCATCTGTATTATCGACGACGATAAGGTGTACACCTTTGGCATAAAGAAGATTCTAAAAAACATGCTGCCAGAGGATAATGTTTCTACCTATGAAAATGGGAAAGAAGCACTCCAAGGCCTTACAAAGCTAGCAGAAAATGGCGATCCCATGCCAGATTTCATTCTACTGGATATAGATATGCCGGAAATGAATGGGTGGGAATTTTTAAAAAAGTTTGAACAAACAAGACAACAACTTGGAAAAGAAATCGAAATTTTTGTGATCAGTGCGAGAATAGATCATAGTGATCACACCTTATACAAAGTGGAGTGGGACGACAAGGTATCCGATTTCATTTCCAAACCTGTAAACTCTAAACACCTAAAACAATTACTGGAAAAATCATGA
- a CDS encoding DUF2911 domain-containing protein encodes MKELAFSIFLILLITACSNVEHPVEGESFVTKLGNDTVAVETFTKTENGLMARVAVRVPQTILTEYELVQDEFGGVKEFLETRYLGEDGFSGEGTFNRSIVREGDSLVTNYITRAGSERSFTTLYEEGALPFIEMTHWPFDLALQEAEKAGGDTLMQNMISGNSIRDFVIANLGGDTRTVRHPSRGVMDVEVNAGGKLRILDAAQTTRKLYVERVPAVDIEEVAERFKELDRQGKSFGALSGAVEEEFSIGSTSFKVEYGSPLRRGRDLFGGIVPFGERWRTGANRATHFSTSSDLTIGSLDVPAGDYTLFTIPEADGGTLIINKQTGQNGRSYDESRDLGRVAMSVLSKDDNTEAFTITVEGSGKDGKLNLIWGNTVYYIDFNID; translated from the coding sequence ATGAAAGAACTAGCATTCTCTATTTTTTTAATTCTCCTTATTACTGCTTGCAGTAATGTAGAGCACCCTGTAGAGGGAGAATCGTTCGTAACTAAGCTCGGAAATGATACCGTAGCCGTCGAAACTTTTACAAAAACAGAAAATGGCCTAATGGCGAGGGTAGCAGTAAGAGTGCCACAAACAATCCTCACCGAATATGAACTTGTTCAGGATGAATTTGGTGGAGTAAAAGAGTTCCTCGAAACGCGGTATCTGGGAGAGGATGGGTTTTCCGGGGAAGGAACCTTCAATCGGTCTATTGTAAGAGAGGGAGACTCTTTGGTAACCAATTATATCACTCGAGCGGGAAGTGAAAGAAGCTTTACCACGCTTTATGAAGAAGGAGCACTTCCTTTTATAGAAATGACTCATTGGCCCTTTGATCTCGCTCTTCAGGAAGCTGAAAAGGCAGGAGGAGATACGCTAATGCAAAATATGATCTCAGGAAACAGCATTCGGGATTTTGTAATTGCGAATCTGGGGGGTGATACACGAACAGTTCGGCATCCTTCACGCGGAGTAATGGATGTGGAAGTGAATGCTGGTGGGAAACTCCGGATTCTTGATGCTGCTCAAACCACCCGAAAACTTTATGTGGAAAGAGTTCCTGCAGTTGATATAGAAGAGGTAGCAGAGCGGTTCAAAGAATTAGACCGTCAAGGAAAATCATTTGGTGCTCTTTCCGGTGCTGTGGAAGAGGAATTCAGTATTGGATCAACAAGCTTTAAGGTGGAGTATGGTTCTCCTTTGCGAAGAGGTCGGGATTTATTTGGTGGGATTGTTCCATTTGGCGAACGTTGGAGAACCGGAGCAAACCGCGCAACTCACTTCTCCACATCTTCTGATTTAACCATCGGTTCATTAGATGTGCCGGCAGGTGATTATACCCTATTCACTATTCCGGAAGCAGATGGAGGAACGCTTATCATCAATAAGCAAACCGGCCAAAACGGGAGGAGCTATGATGAATCTCGCGACCTGGGAAGAGTGGCAATGTCGGTATTATCAAAGGATGATAATACCGAAGCTTTCACTATTACTGTTGAAGGAAGCGGAAAAGATGGAAAGCTAAACCTTATCTGGGGTAATACCGTGTATTACATCGATTTTAACATCGATTGA